In Rhea pennata isolate bPtePen1 chromosome 20, bPtePen1.pri, whole genome shotgun sequence, a single window of DNA contains:
- the VPS37D gene encoding vacuolar protein sorting-associated protein 37D → MCLVSNYTMAKENLSLRPRLENGKASLAIKYQELREIKETCWDKQQRLGTYLEKWSPQSALVQLQANLNAFEAESEAQVEKFLSQDLPLDSFLESFCQSRTRSHICRTQLEKLQELLQKDKLGRVPACPARIWVLSWIKL, encoded by the exons ATGTGTTTGGTTTCAAACTACACCATGGCCAAGGAGAACCTGTCCCTGCGCCCACGGCTGGAGAACGGGAAAGCTTCCTTAGCCATCAAGTACCAGGAGCTGCGGGAGATTAAAGAAACATGCTGGGACAAACAGCAACGATTAG GGACCTACCTGGAAAAGTGGAGCCCACAGAGTGCCCTGGTCCAGCTGCAAGCCAACCTCAATGCCTTTGAGGCAGAGTCAGAG GCACAGGTGGAGAAGTTCCTGTCCCAGGACCTCCCCCTTGACTCCTTTCTAGAGTCCTTCTGCCAGAGCCGGACACGGTCCCACATCTGCCGGACACAGCTGGAGAaactgcaggagctgctgcagaaggacaAGCTGGGCAGGGTTCCTGCATGCCCTGCAAG gatctGGGTTCTCTCTTGGATTAAGCTgtga